The genomic DNA TAAATTACCATGTCTAAACGTGATTATTATGACGTTCTGGGAGTGGAGAAGTCCGCTTCTCAGGATGAGATCAAATCGGCATATAGAAAACGGGCTTTCAAATATCATCCGGACAGGAATCAGGACGACCCTGAGGCCGAGTCCAAGTTCAAGGAAGCTGCCGAGGCCTATGAAGTCCTCGGAAATGACGAGAAGCGACAGACCTATGACCGTTTTGGTCATGAAGGTGTGAGCGGAAACGGTTTCTCCGGCTTCTCCAGCAATGAAGATATCTTTGGTGCGTTCAGTGACATTTTTGGTGAGGTCTTCGGATTTTCGTCCGCTGGTCGTGGTGGTGGCAATCGTCCCCGTGCCGGTTCAGACCTTCGGTACAATCTTGAGATTTCTTTTCGAGAGGCGGCCAAGGGTGCTGAAGTTGATATTCAGATTCCCATGGAAGTCACCTGTGAGGAGTGTCAAGGTTCAGGAGCCGCTCCGGGATCAACGCCTGAAACCTGTCCCCATTGTGGTGGGTCTGGTTCCATGCAACAATCCCAGGGTTTTTTCCGTATCTCTGTGACCTGTCCTCATTGTCAGGGCGCTGGCCAAATTATTTCTGATCCGTGTGATGAATGTCTTGGCCGTGGTTCAGTTATCAAGGACAAGGACCTCAAGGTCAGAATTCCGGCCGGTGTTGACAACAATTCCAGACTTCGTCTTCGTGGTGAAGGAGAAGCTGGTTCATTTGGTGGTCCTGCCGGAGACTTGTATGTCGTCATTCGGGTGACTCCGGATGAGATTTTCGAGCGTCAGGGACAGAATTTGATTATCAGTCGGGAAATTTCCATGGTCGAGGCCTCTCTTGGTCATCGAATGGAAGTTCCTACATTGGATGAGCCGGTCAATCTGGATATTCCAAGCGGGACGCAAAGCGGTGAAATTTTCCGTCTTCGCGGGCTTGGAATGCCGCATTTGGGCAGCACGCACAATGGGGACTTGCTGATTGAAATCAAGGTCAAGACACCGGTTCGTTTAAATGCCCGTCAGGAAGAGCTGCTTCAGGAGTTCGCGGAAATTGAAGCGAGCAAGTTGTCCACCAAGGCCAAGGGCTTTTTCAAAAAGGCCAAAGAAAAAGTAATGGGAGAGTAGTCTCATGGTTGACGGTTTTTCTCATATGGATGACGACGGCAATGCCCGTATGGTTGATGTGTCCGAAAAGCAGGTGACGGCTCGGACCGCCATTGTTCGCGGTATGGTTCGTCTGGCTCCGGAGACCTTGCGGTTGCTCAAGGAGAATGCCTTGCCCAAGGGAGACGTTTTGACCACGGCGAAGATCGCCGGCATCCAGGCTGCAAAGCGGACGTCTGACCTGATTCCCATGTGTCATCCTTTGCCCATCAGTTATGTGGATATCCGATTCACGGTTTTGGATGAGGAGTCTTCCATCGAGCTGGAATGCGAAGTGCGGACAGCCTACAAAACAGGAATCGAGATGGAAGCTCTGATTGGTGTTCAGGTTGCTGCTGCGACTATTTACGATATGTGTAAGGCCGTGCAAAAGGATGTGGTCATTGATGCCTGCCGACTGGTATTCAAGTCCGGTGGGAAAAGTGGCACTTTCCGAGCTGAATAAATTGTATCAAGCATAAATGAAAGGCCGCGTTCCAAATGGGACGCGGCCTTTTTTTGATTCGAGAACAGCCGGAAACTACCAGATTGAACGAGTCTGGACTCCAGCATCAGCCATGTATTTTTTCAGTTCCGCAATGGTATAGTCTCCATAGTGAA from Pseudodesulfovibrio sp. JC047 includes the following:
- the dnaJ gene encoding molecular chaperone DnaJ translates to MSKRDYYDVLGVEKSASQDEIKSAYRKRAFKYHPDRNQDDPEAESKFKEAAEAYEVLGNDEKRQTYDRFGHEGVSGNGFSGFSSNEDIFGAFSDIFGEVFGFSSAGRGGGNRPRAGSDLRYNLEISFREAAKGAEVDIQIPMEVTCEECQGSGAAPGSTPETCPHCGGSGSMQQSQGFFRISVTCPHCQGAGQIISDPCDECLGRGSVIKDKDLKVRIPAGVDNNSRLRLRGEGEAGSFGGPAGDLYVVIRVTPDEIFERQGQNLIISREISMVEASLGHRMEVPTLDEPVNLDIPSGTQSGEIFRLRGLGMPHLGSTHNGDLLIEIKVKTPVRLNARQEELLQEFAEIEASKLSTKAKGFFKKAKEKVMGE
- the moaC gene encoding cyclic pyranopterin monophosphate synthase MoaC gives rise to the protein MVDGFSHMDDDGNARMVDVSEKQVTARTAIVRGMVRLAPETLRLLKENALPKGDVLTTAKIAGIQAAKRTSDLIPMCHPLPISYVDIRFTVLDEESSIELECEVRTAYKTGIEMEALIGVQVAAATIYDMCKAVQKDVVIDACRLVFKSGGKSGTFRAE